In Vibrio sp. STUT-A11, a genomic segment contains:
- a CDS encoding Wzz/FepE/Etk N-terminal domain-containing protein, translating to MEPQPNYLPYPPQVPVVSKEEIDLRELFKAIWKEKWIIVATTFVFAVASVLYSLSLPDIYKADALLAPTESSSSGGLSKMANQVGGLAALAGVNLGGAESSQADLAVQIMKSRQFVDAFINKHDLLVPLMATKDWDLANNKLVIDDEVFDQSTANWLREPEGLRGAKPTSQEAFEVFSKDILSVEQDKDSGLYTVSIKHYSPYVAQQWVNWLIEEINKVMRERTIAETSQNLDYLNIQLQKTAVADMQSTFYKLIEEQTKSLMLAEVQEEFVFKTVDPAVVPELKDSPKRALLCVIGTLLGGMLGVAIVLVRFVFRKEESEDLAANT from the coding sequence ATGGAACCACAACCAAATTACCTACCTTACCCTCCACAAGTACCTGTGGTCTCTAAAGAAGAAATTGACCTGCGTGAACTATTCAAAGCTATTTGGAAGGAAAAGTGGATCATCGTTGCTACCACATTTGTATTTGCAGTGGCTTCAGTACTTTATTCTCTAAGCCTCCCGGACATCTATAAAGCAGATGCGTTGCTAGCTCCCACAGAAAGTTCTAGTAGTGGTGGTTTGTCAAAAATGGCTAACCAGGTTGGCGGCTTAGCTGCATTAGCAGGTGTAAACCTGGGGGGGGCGGAGTCATCCCAAGCCGATCTGGCTGTTCAAATTATGAAGTCTCGGCAGTTTGTGGATGCATTTATCAACAAGCATGACTTACTTGTTCCGTTAATGGCGACTAAAGATTGGGATTTAGCCAATAACAAATTGGTTATAGATGATGAGGTTTTTGACCAAAGTACAGCGAATTGGCTTCGAGAACCTGAAGGCCTCAGAGGTGCAAAACCAACTTCGCAAGAGGCTTTTGAAGTATTCAGCAAAGATATCTTGAGTGTTGAACAAGATAAAGATAGTGGTTTATACACAGTTTCTATTAAACACTATTCTCCTTATGTTGCTCAGCAATGGGTTAACTGGTTAATTGAGGAGATAAATAAAGTGATGCGTGAACGTACCATTGCAGAAACGTCGCAAAATTTAGACTATCTCAACATACAATTACAGAAAACCGCTGTAGCCGATATGCAAAGCACCTTTTACAAGCTCATTGAGGAGCAAACAAAAAGTTTAATGCTGGCGGAGGTTCAAGAAGAGTTTGTATTTAAGACGGTTGACCCTGCAGTTGTTCCAGAGTTAAAGGATAGCCCTAAGCGAGCCTTGCTCTGTGTAATAGGTACTCTATTGGGCGGCATGCTAGGTGTAGCGATTGTGTTGGTACGTTTTGTATTTAGGAAAGAAGAGTCTGAAGATCTAGCTGCTAATACTTAG
- a CDS encoding four helix bundle protein, with product MRFKQLKVWQQACRLSCNIYKIMRTCSDFGFKDQITRSGLSVPSNIAEGEERESLKDQMRFLNIAKASTAELITQIYIGIEIGYIDKQVGLTLIDESELIAASLGKLIKTKQNRLNEEPAEYDFRNP from the coding sequence TTGAGGTTTAAGCAGTTAAAAGTTTGGCAACAAGCGTGTCGCCTTTCTTGTAATATTTACAAAATAATGCGGACATGTAGTGACTTTGGCTTTAAGGACCAGATTACTCGTTCTGGTTTATCTGTTCCTTCGAATATTGCTGAAGGTGAAGAAAGGGAATCGCTTAAAGACCAAATGAGGTTTTTGAATATAGCAAAGGCTTCAACTGCTGAACTCATTACACAAATTTATATAGGAATAGAAATCGGATATATCGATAAGCAGGTGGGTTTAACATTAATTGATGAATCTGAGCTGATAGCTGCAAGTCTTGGAAAATTAATAAAAACTAAGCAAAACCGTTTAAACGAAGAACCAGCTGAGTATGATTTCCGTAATCCGTAA
- a CDS encoding SLBB domain-containing protein, whose protein sequence is MLKGYFSIAICVLASMFAPYTLAQNPTPEQIQMFKSLPADQQQALASKYGISVPSASSQSTTYQSPQVVEPRPLINDSVQNGQLNQQNQKDEDEELKRFGLELFAGSPSTFAPVSDVPVPADYTVGAGDELVIQLFGKENLTHRLRVNRAGIINFPSLGPVQVAGMSFSEVRDSLNQRVKEQMIGVRSDISLGEMRTMQVFVMGDAYKPGAYTVSALTTISQAIYYSGGFGESGALRDIQLKRNGQVIRKLDMYDLLLKGDARNDVRLLPGDVVFIGAVKQTVSVDGEVNRPAIYEVKPGETYKQLVQMAGGFTANAFFEQINIKRYGTEGRREALTLNFVNSQDQQAKVKVGDEVNVLKKSEELTRYVQIEGDVRHPGFVQWKSGLRIADLFHSVDSSFNSTADVNYAVIVREINSQRDIETYQVNLAKAILAPNSKDNLQLQTRDRVLVFNRFNNEDLDTLAEQEVVTKAKTLEEAQQQAEQDLRKEQQVMSSSVAVSTEPVNNGFEIGANSVGTVHKTLDFNQNNQPKIIFRGKEITQEDLEALKQNTRRTLLAPVLLQLQQQSKLGLAPQIAEVFGEVKHPGRYPITPRMTVSTLLEAAGGLTYNAFTINAELARTVINNIDERAYIDVERIDLRKAIQGSTAADAIIAGRDRLNILEKPSVKLQSTVTLQGEVRFPGTYTVRQGETLGELLERAGGLTEFAHPQGAIFTREALRLQEQKLLNEYAADMRAETAKKTFRADTNLGSIISNPDKTLQFVEEASRSKALGRMVVQVNRIIKDERSADFMLEDGDFLFVPTFRNTVSIMGEVQVPITYLLDSKLDVDDYLNKAGGAKKQADEDRIFVVRADGSVYKPTSGYWFGNNNEELSAGDTIVVPIDTDYRDALSTWTAATQILYQTGVAINALK, encoded by the coding sequence ATGCTTAAAGGATATTTCTCCATTGCGATTTGTGTATTGGCAAGTATGTTTGCGCCGTACACGTTGGCGCAGAACCCAACTCCAGAACAGATCCAAATGTTTAAGAGCTTACCAGCCGATCAGCAACAAGCACTGGCGAGTAAGTATGGTATTTCCGTTCCATCAGCCTCTTCTCAATCAACGACCTACCAAAGCCCACAGGTGGTTGAACCTCGTCCTCTTATAAACGACAGCGTTCAAAACGGGCAATTAAATCAGCAAAACCAGAAAGACGAAGATGAAGAACTAAAACGTTTTGGTTTGGAGTTATTTGCAGGTTCACCAAGTACTTTTGCTCCGGTTAGTGATGTTCCTGTTCCTGCTGACTACACCGTCGGAGCTGGTGATGAACTTGTTATCCAACTGTTTGGTAAAGAGAACTTAACTCACCGTCTGCGTGTTAATCGTGCTGGGATCATTAACTTCCCATCGCTAGGTCCGGTACAGGTTGCTGGCATGAGCTTCTCAGAAGTGCGTGATTCACTTAACCAACGTGTCAAAGAACAAATGATTGGTGTACGCAGTGATATCTCTCTTGGGGAAATGCGTACCATGCAAGTATTTGTCATGGGTGATGCTTATAAACCCGGCGCTTACACAGTGAGTGCGCTGACTACAATTTCTCAGGCTATTTATTACAGTGGTGGTTTTGGGGAGAGCGGCGCACTGCGTGACATTCAGCTAAAACGTAATGGTCAAGTGATCCGTAAGCTTGATATGTATGATCTACTACTAAAAGGTGATGCTCGTAACGATGTCCGTTTATTACCAGGTGATGTGGTTTTTATTGGCGCAGTTAAACAAACCGTTTCAGTTGATGGCGAAGTTAACCGTCCTGCGATTTATGAAGTCAAACCTGGTGAAACCTACAAACAACTAGTTCAAATGGCGGGTGGTTTTACTGCCAACGCCTTCTTTGAACAAATCAATATAAAACGCTACGGTACTGAAGGTAGACGAGAAGCGTTAACTCTGAACTTTGTTAATTCTCAAGACCAACAAGCGAAAGTAAAAGTGGGTGATGAAGTTAACGTACTGAAGAAAAGTGAAGAGCTAACCCGTTACGTTCAGATCGAAGGTGACGTACGCCATCCAGGGTTTGTTCAATGGAAGAGTGGGTTGCGTATCGCTGACTTATTCCACTCTGTAGATTCTTCTTTCAATTCAACTGCTGATGTTAACTACGCCGTCATTGTGCGAGAAATTAACTCTCAACGAGATATCGAAACGTATCAAGTGAATCTTGCTAAAGCAATTCTAGCTCCCAATAGCAAAGATAATTTACAGCTGCAAACTCGTGATCGTGTCTTAGTGTTTAACCGTTTTAACAATGAAGACTTAGATACACTAGCCGAACAAGAAGTCGTTACTAAAGCGAAGACGCTTGAAGAAGCTCAGCAGCAAGCAGAACAAGATTTGCGAAAAGAACAGCAAGTTATGAGTTCTTCAGTCGCCGTCTCAACTGAACCCGTAAACAATGGTTTCGAAATTGGTGCTAACTCGGTTGGTACCGTACATAAGACGTTGGACTTCAATCAGAACAATCAGCCTAAAATTATTTTCCGCGGTAAAGAGATAACCCAAGAAGATCTGGAAGCGCTGAAACAAAATACACGCCGAACGTTACTTGCTCCTGTTCTGTTGCAACTTCAGCAACAATCTAAGCTCGGTTTAGCACCACAAATAGCCGAAGTTTTTGGTGAAGTAAAACACCCAGGTCGTTATCCAATCACCCCAAGAATGACCGTCTCTACGTTGCTTGAAGCTGCCGGGGGGTTAACGTACAACGCGTTTACTATTAACGCAGAACTTGCACGTACAGTTATCAATAATATTGATGAACGTGCCTACATTGATGTAGAGCGTATTGACTTACGCAAAGCAATCCAGGGTAGTACGGCTGCTGATGCTATTATTGCTGGGCGAGACCGTTTGAATATTCTTGAAAAACCAAGCGTGAAATTGCAAAGTACGGTTACTTTACAGGGCGAAGTACGTTTTCCAGGAACTTACACGGTACGCCAAGGTGAAACACTTGGAGAGCTACTTGAACGCGCTGGTGGTCTTACCGAATTTGCGCATCCGCAAGGTGCAATATTCACTCGTGAAGCTCTGCGGCTACAAGAGCAGAAACTACTCAATGAGTACGCGGCGGATATGCGTGCAGAAACAGCGAAGAAAACCTTCCGGGCCGATACTAATTTAGGTTCGATCATCTCTAATCCTGATAAAACGCTGCAATTTGTTGAAGAAGCAAGCCGCAGCAAAGCACTTGGCCGTATGGTTGTTCAGGTAAACCGTATCATTAAAGACGAACGTTCTGCGGACTTTATGTTAGAAGACGGTGACTTCTTATTTGTTCCGACTTTCCGCAATACAGTATCAATTATGGGAGAAGTCCAGGTTCCAATTACCTATCTGCTAGATAGTAAGTTAGATGTCGACGATTACCTGAACAAAGCTGGCGGTGCGAAAAAGCAAGCGGATGAAGATCGTATTTTCGTAGTACGTGCAGACGGCTCTGTTTATAAACCAACGTCAGGTTACTGGTTCGGTAATAACAATGAAGAGTTAAGTGCTGGCGATACTATTGTTGTACCTATCGATACAGACTACCGCGATGCTCTGAGCACCTGGACCGCTGCAACGCAAATCCTGTACCAAACAGGTGTAGCGATTAATGCGCTTAAATAG
- a CDS encoding porin family protein — protein sequence MIYKRPWLGALSAISLGLCSFSVSAKFYAGALLSYSNAEYHHTSSSSVEEGSPFLLQAQAGYFFNDYLGFEARYGTSLERDSGLAVDSIASGFAKFNIPVSERVALYGLAGYSSVQIDQQNVGSGKEQGFSFGMGAHYALDKQSAVVFEFTDYLAEDKIRLNGISLGFQHRF from the coding sequence GTGATTTATAAACGACCATGGCTAGGGGCGTTGAGCGCAATCAGTTTAGGCTTGTGCTCTTTTTCTGTCTCTGCCAAATTTTATGCTGGTGCGTTATTGAGCTACTCTAACGCTGAATATCACCACACTTCTTCATCTTCCGTAGAGGAAGGAAGTCCTTTTCTTCTTCAGGCTCAAGCGGGCTACTTTTTCAATGATTACCTTGGTTTCGAAGCCCGTTATGGCACCTCTCTCGAGCGCGATAGTGGCTTAGCTGTCGATAGTATTGCAAGCGGTTTCGCCAAGTTTAATATTCCAGTTTCGGAGCGAGTTGCCCTTTATGGATTGGCTGGCTACTCCAGTGTTCAAATCGATCAACAAAATGTTGGTTCGGGGAAAGAGCAGGGCTTCAGTTTTGGTATGGGTGCGCATTACGCGCTTGATAAGCAAAGTGCAGTTGTCTTCGAATTTACTGACTATCTAGCCGAAGATAAAATCCGCCTGAACGGAATCTCACTTGGCTTCCAGCACCGATTTTAA
- a CDS encoding YjbF family lipoprotein, whose protein sequence is MNIFRTVKWKRLLVTLPVLSLMFGCTQKFNDVSATVQEAYDNYIDVELTPQEIEAVPYASAYLKIGNQKQVFVVLAFAEHNPLTGKTRLKWVSSDKAMVITENGHIVKTVNLQNYNIAGIYGQVPAYTESNTEYVLSYDWAEQYRYGFTARISRTYQGKDVVTTPLSSTSVNVYRESVEFPSLSESIENFFWVDETGQVVKTRQHLGPKMVPIELTILKGYSQS, encoded by the coding sequence ATGAATATCTTTCGAACTGTAAAGTGGAAACGCCTCCTTGTAACACTACCAGTATTGAGCCTTATGTTCGGATGTACTCAAAAATTCAATGATGTATCCGCAACCGTTCAAGAAGCTTATGACAATTACATCGATGTAGAGCTCACGCCCCAAGAAATTGAAGCCGTACCATACGCCAGCGCATACCTTAAGATAGGCAATCAAAAACAAGTTTTCGTCGTTTTGGCATTTGCCGAACACAACCCTCTTACTGGCAAAACTCGGCTGAAATGGGTCAGCTCAGATAAAGCAATGGTGATCACAGAAAACGGCCATATCGTTAAAACGGTCAACTTACAGAACTACAACATAGCTGGTATCTATGGCCAAGTGCCAGCCTACACAGAATCAAACACTGAGTATGTCCTTTCCTATGACTGGGCTGAACAATACCGTTACGGATTTACAGCCCGCATATCACGAACATACCAAGGGAAAGACGTGGTCACAACGCCACTCTCTTCTACTTCCGTCAATGTCTATCGTGAATCTGTTGAATTCCCTAGCCTATCGGAGTCCATTGAGAACTTTTTCTGGGTAGATGAAACAGGACAAGTTGTGAAAACCCGACAACACCTGGGGCCAAAAATGGTGCCTATTGAGTTAACGATTTTGAAAGGATACAGCCAATCATGA
- a CDS encoding capsule biosynthesis GfcC family protein yields MNKRLLPLLSVALLASFCTAPVSAQSTQDINAYLNVELVGVGKQLQFKQPARLADVLKQAQQQSLILQYPLGTTLFDSSEQALQKSTALKNSVLNQMIQHNLVAHPFYKHIQKHQFAPRVFSAVDLDNVRLDKFNNPLLNGDLSLVSTLREEKVIYLGNLDNVYSVKEQAGIPLKQQIENLKSDIGELANPPILIYPDGNVVQPHHGSWLTTQYYLPPLTMVYIPFEEFETSEMDQDIVQLLTQLKPTVMKKPL; encoded by the coding sequence ATGAATAAACGACTGTTACCTTTATTAAGCGTCGCCTTGTTAGCGAGTTTCTGTACCGCTCCCGTCTCGGCCCAATCAACTCAAGATATCAACGCATATTTAAACGTTGAGTTAGTTGGTGTGGGTAAACAGTTGCAATTCAAACAACCTGCTCGGTTAGCGGATGTTCTGAAGCAGGCGCAACAGCAAAGCCTTATATTACAATACCCACTTGGGACAACGTTATTTGACAGCTCTGAACAAGCGTTACAAAAATCGACTGCGCTGAAAAATTCGGTACTGAATCAAATGATTCAGCATAATCTGGTCGCCCACCCTTTTTATAAACACATCCAAAAACATCAATTTGCGCCGCGTGTATTCTCTGCTGTTGATTTGGATAACGTCCGCTTGGATAAATTTAACAACCCTTTGCTTAACGGTGATTTATCTCTTGTATCAACACTACGGGAGGAAAAAGTCATTTACCTGGGCAACCTAGACAATGTCTACTCCGTCAAAGAGCAAGCGGGTATTCCATTAAAACAACAGATTGAAAACCTAAAAAGTGACATAGGAGAACTGGCAAATCCTCCTATCTTAATTTATCCAGATGGCAACGTTGTCCAGCCACACCACGGTTCCTGGCTAACGACGCAATATTACCTGCCACCACTGACTATGGTTTATATCCCGTTTGAGGAATTTGAAACCTCAGAAATGGATCAGGATATTGTCCAGTTACTCACGCAACTGAAGCCAACCGTAATGAAGAAACCACTATGA
- a CDS encoding YjbH domain-containing protein: MTLIRNTLTLSLLGPALVWAQDMPFEVPPLRPSQMDFGGVGLMQMPTGRMAPEGEFNFAVNFSNEYQLYNVTLQAMPWLEATLRYTLVNDLFYSKDPDYSGDTKYTDKGIDFKIRLLEESQYLPELSVGIRDFAGTGLFDAEFIAATKRYSNPNLGTFDFTLGMGWGYLGTRDNISNPACKLSDRFCDRPSDFKGNSGSVDFERWFKGSSALFGGVEYQTLYAPLRFKLEYDSNDYSEDYPVVRGGTDMTPHTPWNFGVLYRLSHMADLRLSYERGDTLVAGLNLYTNFNNMPSFWRDTPTPKVEDDQPVELSQVDWERVTEDLDKIAGYQNTKIYANDDTISIVGEQKKYRDRNEAHEKAAAVLTNQVPDSVETFTINERNRGLVSNQAVISKDKFRDYEQVNYIDPKIEDAVSTSNKKPQGEATYDGFKRFDWGFAPKLVQTLGSAEDFYLFSVGLNGNASYWLTDNLEIGGSLYWDWYNNYDKFVYVTPPDGTTIPRVRTMFRAYQNEHDVTMSNLQLTWFQEYSDTIDQQFYAGYLESMFAGAGTEILYRPQGSNWAIGADVNLISQRDPQSYFGVYTDKWQDIPEYGRPFQVIDKGFTGFVSGYYFPQWEFLSNTMFQLDVGQFLGGDKGAQVNFAKQFKSGVIAGVFASVSDLSADEFGEGSFTKGFYISIPYDIMTVKPSNNRANFSWQPLTRDGGQKLGRKYSLIELTDERNPWFQRPNHSDEK; the protein is encoded by the coding sequence ATGACGCTGATTAGAAATACTTTAACCCTTTCGTTACTAGGGCCAGCATTGGTTTGGGCTCAAGACATGCCATTTGAAGTACCACCATTACGACCATCGCAAATGGACTTTGGTGGTGTCGGTCTTATGCAGATGCCAACTGGCCGCATGGCTCCAGAGGGCGAATTTAACTTTGCTGTCAATTTCAGTAATGAATACCAATTGTACAATGTCACTCTACAAGCGATGCCATGGCTGGAAGCGACCCTTCGTTATACACTGGTCAATGATCTCTTTTATAGCAAAGATCCTGACTATTCTGGTGATACCAAATACACCGACAAAGGCATCGACTTTAAAATTCGCCTCTTAGAGGAATCCCAATACTTACCCGAGTTGTCTGTTGGCATTCGTGACTTTGCAGGTACTGGCCTGTTTGATGCTGAGTTTATCGCCGCAACCAAACGTTACTCTAATCCTAACTTGGGTACCTTCGACTTTACTTTAGGTATGGGCTGGGGTTATCTAGGAACTCGTGACAATATCAGCAATCCAGCATGTAAACTTTCTGATCGCTTTTGTGACCGACCATCCGACTTTAAAGGTAATAGTGGTAGTGTAGATTTTGAACGCTGGTTTAAAGGATCTTCAGCGCTATTTGGCGGTGTTGAATACCAAACGTTGTATGCCCCACTACGCTTTAAACTCGAATACGACAGCAACGACTACAGCGAAGACTATCCTGTTGTCCGTGGTGGTACAGACATGACCCCGCACACGCCATGGAACTTTGGCGTATTATACCGCTTGAGTCACATGGCGGATCTACGTTTGAGTTATGAGCGTGGCGATACCCTCGTAGCAGGTTTAAACCTGTACACCAACTTCAATAATATGCCATCTTTCTGGCGCGATACGCCAACGCCAAAAGTAGAAGATGACCAACCAGTTGAACTGTCTCAGGTCGATTGGGAGCGCGTGACAGAAGACTTGGATAAAATCGCGGGTTATCAAAATACCAAAATTTACGCCAATGATGACACCATATCGATTGTCGGTGAGCAGAAGAAATACCGTGACCGCAACGAAGCTCATGAAAAAGCGGCGGCTGTGTTAACTAACCAAGTACCCGACAGCGTTGAGACCTTTACCATTAATGAGCGCAACCGTGGGTTAGTATCCAACCAAGCAGTTATCTCGAAAGATAAATTCCGTGACTACGAACAAGTAAACTACATCGATCCAAAAATTGAGGATGCAGTTTCAACATCGAACAAGAAACCACAAGGTGAAGCGACCTACGATGGTTTTAAACGATTCGATTGGGGATTTGCGCCTAAATTGGTTCAAACTTTGGGTAGTGCGGAGGACTTTTATCTGTTTAGCGTTGGCTTAAATGGTAATGCCTCCTACTGGTTAACTGATAACCTAGAAATAGGAGGTTCGCTTTACTGGGATTGGTACAATAACTATGACAAGTTTGTTTACGTTACACCGCCAGATGGCACAACAATTCCACGAGTGAGAACCATGTTCCGTGCTTACCAGAATGAGCATGATGTCACTATGTCAAACCTACAGCTGACCTGGTTCCAGGAATACTCAGATACGATAGACCAGCAATTCTACGCGGGTTATTTAGAGAGCATGTTTGCCGGTGCAGGCACAGAGATCCTATACCGTCCTCAAGGCTCAAACTGGGCTATTGGCGCAGACGTTAATTTAATATCTCAGCGCGACCCACAAAGTTACTTTGGCGTTTACACCGACAAGTGGCAGGACATTCCAGAGTATGGTCGTCCATTCCAGGTTATTGATAAAGGATTTACTGGTTTTGTATCTGGCTACTATTTCCCACAATGGGAGTTCTTATCTAACACAATGTTCCAGTTAGATGTTGGTCAATTCCTAGGTGGAGATAAGGGCGCTCAGGTGAATTTCGCCAAACAATTCAAGAGTGGCGTTATCGCTGGTGTGTTTGCATCTGTAAGTGACTTGTCTGCCGATGAGTTTGGTGAAGGTAGTTTTACCAAGGGCTTCTATATATCCATTCCATACGACATTATGACGGTTAAGCCAAGTAACAACCGAGCGAACTTCAGTTGGCAGCCACTGACGCGTGATGGTGGTCAAAAACTGGGTCGCAAGTACAGTTTGATTGAGCTCACAGATGAACGAAATCCTTGGTTCCAAAGGCCAAACCATTCGGATGAGAAATAA
- the rfaD gene encoding ADP-glyceromanno-heptose 6-epimerase yields MIIVTGGAGMIGSNIVKALNAAGMNDILVVDNLKNGKKFKNLVDLDITDYMDRDDFLTQIMAGDDFGPIEAIFHEGACSATTEWDGKYMMLNNYEYSKELLHYCLDREIPFLYASSAATYGETDTFVEEREYEGALNVYGYSKQQFDNYVRRLWQDAEDHGETLSQITGFRYFNVYGPREDHKGSMASVAFHLNNQLNAGENPKLFAGSETFKRDFVYVGDVCKVNLWFLENGVSGIFNCGTGRAESFEEVAKAVIKHHGKGEIETIPFPDHLKGAYQEFTQADLTKLRAAGCDVEFKTVAEGVAEYLAIQNR; encoded by the coding sequence ATGATCATCGTAACTGGTGGTGCTGGCATGATCGGCAGCAACATTGTTAAAGCTCTCAACGCAGCTGGTATGAACGACATTCTGGTTGTCGACAACCTAAAAAATGGTAAAAAGTTTAAGAACTTAGTTGATCTGGACATCACAGATTACATGGATCGCGACGACTTCCTTACCCAAATCATGGCGGGTGATGATTTCGGTCCGATCGAAGCAATTTTCCATGAAGGTGCGTGCTCTGCAACCACCGAGTGGGATGGTAAATACATGATGCTGAACAACTATGAGTACTCAAAAGAGCTACTGCATTACTGTTTAGACCGTGAAATTCCATTCCTTTACGCGTCTTCTGCAGCAACATACGGTGAGACAGATACCTTTGTTGAAGAGCGCGAATACGAAGGCGCACTTAACGTTTACGGTTACTCGAAGCAACAGTTTGATAACTACGTTCGTCGCCTATGGCAAGATGCTGAAGATCACGGTGAGACCCTGTCTCAAATCACGGGCTTCCGTTACTTCAATGTCTACGGCCCTCGTGAAGATCATAAAGGCAGCATGGCATCCGTTGCCTTCCACCTAAATAACCAGCTAAATGCAGGTGAAAACCCGAAACTGTTCGCAGGTAGCGAGACCTTTAAACGTGATTTCGTTTACGTCGGCGATGTATGCAAAGTAAACCTGTGGTTCCTGGAAAATGGCGTATCAGGCATCTTTAACTGTGGCACAGGTCGCGCAGAGTCATTTGAAGAGGTTGCAAAAGCGGTGATCAAGCACCACGGCAAAGGTGAAATCGAAACGATTCCTTTCCCAGATCACCTAAAAGGCGCTTACCAGGAGTTTACACAAGCCGATCTAACTAAACTACGCGCAGCAGGTTGCGACGTAGAGTTCAAGACGGTTGCTGAAGGTGTGGCAGAATACCTGGCCATCCAAAACCGCTAA
- the lpxM gene encoding lauroyl-Kdo(2)-lipid IV(A) myristoyltransferase (LpxM is lauroyl-Kdo(2)-lipid IV(A) myristoyltransferase, an enzyme characterized in Escherichia coli and involved in biosynthesis of the form of lipid A found in that species and some closely related species.), with protein MTNKRDDFDPKAYNPEFEYSFLKPKYWGTWLAVFSSVLIALLPLAFHQWLAKMLASRLVKSKANSVNNVKTNLALCFPHLSEQERDQLVYKTLYTAGVFTLRFGLVSLRSPEWLQSKCDFVNPEQLFDLTAQDQKVMLLVPHSWSIDIPAVLLASKGLPVSAMAKRQKNPVTDWLMHRQRVQYGGRVYERSGGIKPFIKSIKEGYLGYYLPDQDHGAELSEFVDFFATTKATLPGLTKLARLSKSKVIPTFASLDPETGRFSIEFMPALTLQETDSDDARSLNEAVEYFVTKNPEQYMWTLRLLRTQADGSNPYSEMREHGFIKEK; from the coding sequence ATGACCAATAAACGCGATGATTTCGATCCCAAAGCCTATAACCCTGAGTTTGAGTACTCCTTTCTCAAGCCTAAATATTGGGGAACTTGGCTCGCTGTTTTTAGCTCCGTCCTTATCGCATTGCTGCCCCTCGCTTTTCACCAGTGGCTGGCAAAGATGCTGGCATCACGTTTAGTTAAATCTAAAGCCAACTCAGTCAATAACGTAAAGACAAACTTAGCGCTGTGTTTCCCTCATCTAAGTGAACAAGAGCGCGACCAGCTGGTTTACAAAACCCTTTATACCGCAGGCGTCTTTACACTTAGGTTTGGCCTAGTCTCTTTACGATCACCAGAATGGCTTCAGTCAAAGTGTGATTTTGTGAACCCAGAACAGTTGTTCGACCTTACAGCACAAGATCAAAAAGTGATGTTATTAGTGCCACACTCTTGGTCAATTGACATACCTGCGGTGCTGCTTGCTTCAAAAGGCTTACCCGTTTCTGCAATGGCGAAAAGGCAAAAAAACCCAGTAACAGACTGGTTAATGCACCGTCAGCGCGTGCAATATGGCGGCCGCGTGTATGAGCGCTCTGGAGGGATTAAACCCTTCATAAAATCAATTAAAGAAGGTTACTTAGGTTACTACCTTCCGGACCAGGATCATGGTGCTGAACTCAGTGAGTTTGTGGATTTCTTTGCTACAACCAAAGCGACACTGCCAGGTCTGACAAAACTGGCAAGGCTGTCAAAGTCCAAAGTAATCCCGACTTTTGCTTCACTTGATCCGGAAACTGGTCGCTTTAGTATTGAGTTCATGCCAGCGCTGACGCTTCAAGAAACCGATAGCGACGATGCTCGCTCACTCAATGAAGCCGTTGAGTACTTTGTGACGAAAAACCCAGAGCAATACATGTGGACCCTGCGTCTACTGCGTACTCAGGCGGATGGCAGCAATCCATACAGTGAAATGCGTGAGCATGGCTTTATTAAAGAGAAGTGA